Proteins from a genomic interval of Yarrowia lipolytica chromosome 1E, complete sequence:
- a CDS encoding uncharacterized protein (Compare to YALI0E27247g, similar to uniprot|P53322 Saccharomyces cerevisiae YGR260w TNA1): METKDSNTHIESVEKLNDAVTSVEYLPSLEEKFPHVDGAKLLRKMDLKIVPMVTLLYLMSFLDRGNIGNANIEGLSEDLGLTGQQFNLCLTVFFFTYCTFEVPSNMILKRLRPSVYLPIIMVCWGTCMTLMGIVTNYHGLLICRLFLGMTEAGLVPGVAYYLTMWYARKEMQLRQALFFSAAGMAGAFSGLLAFAIAKMRGTAGLAGWKWIFIIEGIATVVVAVIAFFTIQDFPEDAKFLSEEEREYLQYKLKYDGLDRDSAAAATGVHQSMGVNNSNDKKFVWQAFLDPQSWAIAFLIIFAATPIYSISFFLPSIIKNLGHVSSKAQLMSIPVSFTGAITTVVQAYFSDKYGIRYPLMALDFVSAIIGYIMALTTAESHPAVTYAGCFFIVGGTHPAFIAMLSWLSVNSAGTYKRAIALAIALMLGNMSGAVGANIYRAQDRPGYKLGHAINLAFVSAGLTLATITYLCYRAANRRRREGLAAGKYDHLTNEEIHDMGDRSPYFTYQL; this comes from the coding sequence ATGGAGACCAAAGACTCAAACACCCACATTGAATctgtggagaagctcaatgACGCCGTAACCAGCGTCGAGTACCTGCCATCCctggaggagaagttcCCCCATGTCGACGGAGCCAAGCTCCTGCGAAAGATGGACCTGAAGATTGTCCCTATGGTCACTCTGCTCTATCTCATGTCTTTCCTCGATCGAGGTAACATTGGAAATGCCAACATTGAAGGTCTCTCCGAGGACTTGGGACTCACCGGCCAGCAATTCAATCTCTGTCTCACCGTGTTTTTCTTTACCTACTGCACCTTTGAGGTGCCCTCCAACATGATTCTCAAGCGACTCAGACCCTCTGTCTACCTACCTATCATTATGGTTTGCTGGGGAACCTGTATGACACTCATGGGCATTGTCACCAACTATCACGGTCTTCTCATCTGCCGACTCTTTCTGGGAATGACTGAGGCTGGACTTGTTCCTGGTGTTGCTTACTACCTCACAATGTGGTATGCTCGTAAGGAGATGCAGCTGCGACAGGCTCTTTTCTTCTCAGCTGCCGGTATGGCTGGTGCCTTTTCGGGTCTTCTGGCCTTCGCTATTGCCAAGATGAGAGGAACAGCCGGTCTGGCTGGCTGGAAGTGGATCTTCATCATTGAGGGTATCGCCACCGTTGTTGTCGCTGTCATTGCCTTCTTCACTATCCAAGATTTCCCCGAAGACGCCAAGTTCCTTTCTGAAGAGGAACGAGAGTACCTCCAGTACAAGCTCAAGTACGACGGTCTGGATCGAGActcagcagctgctgccacCGGCGTCCATCAGTCTATGGGTGTCAACAACTCTAACGATAAAAAGTTTGTGTGGCAGGCTTTCCTGGATCCCCAGTCCTGGGCCATTGCCTTCCTAATTATCTTTGCTGCTACTCCCATCTACTCGATTTCTTTCTTCCTGCCttccatcatcaagaacctggGTCACGTCTCTTCCAAGGCCCAGCTCATGTCTATTCCCGTTTCCTTCACTGGTGCCATCACCACTGTGGTGCAGGCATACTTCTCAGACAAGTACGGAATCAGATACCCTCTCATGGCTTTGGACTTTGTGTCTGCAATTATTGGATACATCATGGCTCTTACCACTGCTGAATCTCACCCGGCGGTGACATACGCGGGATGTTTCTTTATCGTTGGAGGAACCCACCCTGCCTTTATTGCTATGTTATCTTGGCTCTCTGTCAACAGTGCCGGAACCTACAAGCGAGCCATTGCTCTCGCTATCGCTCTCATGCTTGGTAATATGTCTGGAGCTGTAGGTGCCAACATTTACCGAGCCCAGGACCGACCAGGGTACAAGCTTGGACACGCTATTAACCTTGCCTTTGTATCTGCTGGTCTGACTCTTGCTACCATTACCTACCTCTGCTACCGAGCTGCCAACCGACGGCGAAGAGAGGGTCTGGCTGCTGGTAAGTACGACCATCTGACCAACGAGGAGATCCACGACATGGGCGATCGATCTCCTTACTTCACCTACCAGTTGTAG
- a CDS encoding uncharacterized protein (Compare to YALI0E27269g, weakly similar to uniprot|P12954 Saccharomyces cerevisiae YJL092w HPR5 ATP-dependent DNA helicase), producing MSDMLNLIRGNLNAAQYRAASFRKDAVLQIVAGPGTGKTKTLVSRVAHLLEQGVPARGIVVTTFTNKAADELKERLGALLADSKTNFSLVKAGTFHSICYKLLQKHGDKVGLRPKFGVADDAQQVAHLKRVQKQLKTMEKQKKGKKTEADEEEPDTLSKSGSGSESEFSSLYSPFKMKSYISELKVNMTSDDSDDALRLYQKQLEMSNHIDFDDILTKTAELIRKHPEVVSEVETVLVDEFQDTNKIQMELVDLFSRHTPQRSITVIGDPDQSIYKFRFATERNFQEMRDMYPDTEVVFLTENYRSTDPILAIAEEVISQDASRYGGCGQSRKLVGHSDFAVTPELTKYANKYKEAVGVAETIRDLRKVTKNRLPLSSIAILCRTNRQASMFEEALVAGNTACYLAEGGANFWDKSHIRIVLNYLRCAYSDEDRSAFMEAMNNPRRRLSGKTAMLISQYLDDNYGGPNSVYDLLHDAAHRKGLLNITQPSFEGLRQFMDHIDHLRDLINSKEYYMDEVIEYLLDKVGLDEYITTMGVREKAYERLSEVGQISDRFSVITEAADNNLWDNEVSGDISEQLSPLGQFLNAQALRADNSGNAENGVIISTIHRAKGLEWPVVFVPNLLDGDLPMRMPDTDIDEERRLFFVALTRAKRLLYMSYSREGEPSTFITENVSALTSTPTWTTESVNMLLGSLGLEEIDEMGSKSKTNATPPGGFSGFTTASQLLKDKAKQSITRSAGFKRTSELDSELPATKKMSPVAAASIKSTTKRKSNAKGKAQSSIFSFTKNSTVPPAPEDRKGHSELLKTLPKGTEIKYREKVEK from the coding sequence ATGTCAGATATGCTTAATCTGATTCGTGGAAACCTCAACGCGGCCCAATACCGAGCTGCGTCGTTTCGCAAGGATGCCGTGCTCCAGATCGTGGCGGGACCCGGTACCGGCAAAACCAAGACGCTGGTGAGCCGAGTAGCTCATCTACTAGAACAAGGTGTGCCCGCTCGAGGAATTGTGGTGACGACCTTCACAAACAAGGCCGCTGACGAGCTGAAAGAACGACTGGGGGCTCTGCTAGCAGACTCGAAGACAAACTTTTCGCTAGTCAAGGCAGGCACGTTTCATTCCATCTGTTATAAACTGTTACAGAAGCATGGGGATAAGGTAGGACTGCGGCCCAAGTTTGGAGTGGCTGACGACGCTCAGCAAGTGGCACATTTGAAGAGggtccagaagcagctgaAGACAATGGAGAAACAaaagaagggcaagaagacGGAGGcagatgaggaggaaccAGACACGTTGTCAAAATCAGGATCAGGATCGGAGTCTGAATTCTCATCGCTGTACTCGCCGTTCAAGATGAAGAGTTACATTTCAGAGCTCAAGGTAAACATGACTTCGGATGACTCAGACGACGCTCTCCGACTTTATCAAAAACAACTGGAAATGTCTAACCACATTGATTTCGACGACATTCTCACCAAGACAGCCGAACTGATCAGGAAGCACCCAGAGGTGGTCTCAGAGGTTGAGACAGTCCTGGTAGACGAGTTCCaagacacaaacaagaTCCAGATGGAACTAGTGGACCTGTTCTCTCGTCACACACCGCAAAGATCAATCACAGTCATTGGAGACCCCGACCAAAGTATCTACAAATTCCGATTTGCTACAGAAAGGAACTTTCAGGAGATGAGAGACATGTACCCAGACACAGAGGTCGTGTTTCTGACAGAAAATTACAGATCTACAGACCCAATCCTGGCTATAGCAGAAGAGGTTATTTCACAAGACGCATCGCGATACGGCGGGTGTGGACAATCACGCAAGCTGGTGGGTCATTCAGACTTTGCTGTCACTCCCGAGCTAACCAAGTACGCCAACAAGTATAAGGAAGCAGTTGGAGTAGCCGAGACAATTCGGGACTTGCGAAAGGTGACAAAGAATAGGCTGCCTCTCAGCTCTATTGCAATCCTATGTCGTACCAATAGACAGGCTTCCATGTTCGAGGAAGCTCTAGTGGCTGGTAACACGGCCTGTTATCTTgctgaaggaggagccaaTTTTTGGGACAAATCGCATATTCGTATTGTGTTAAACTACCTACGATGTGCTTACTCAGATGAGGATCGATCGGCTTTTATGGAAGCTATGAACAACCCTCGTCGAAGGCTCTCAGGTAAGACTGCCATGTTGATCTCACAGTATTTAGATGACAACTACGGAGGTCCAAACTCAGTGTATGATCTTTTACACGATGCTGCCCATCGAAAGGGTCTGCTAAATATCACCCAGCCTTCTTTCGAGGGTCTTCGACAGTTTATGGACCATATTGATCATCTCAGGGACCTTATCAACAGCAAGGAGTATTACATGGATGAGGTTATTGAGTATCTTCTGGACAAAGTGGGACTGGATGAATACATTACTACAATGGGAGTTCGTGAAAAGGCATACGAGCGTCTTTCTGAAGTTGGTCAGATCTCTGATCGGTTTTCTGTCATCACTGAGGCTGCAGACAATAATCTGTGGGACAATGAGGTATCTGGAGATATCAGTGAGCAGTTATCACCCCTAGGACAGTTTCTCAACGCACAGGCTCTCCGGGCTGATAACTCTGGTAACGCAGAGAATGGTGTTATCATTTCCACCATCCATAGGGCCAAGGGTCTCGAATGGCCAGTTGTGTTCGTCCCTAATCTTCTCGACGGCGATCTTCCCATGCGGATGCCCGACACTGATATCGACGAGGAGAGACGACTTTTCTTCGTTGCACTGACACGTGCCAAGCGTCTGTTGTACATGTCGTACTCGCGTGAAGGTGAGCCCAGTACTTTCATTACCGAAAATGTGTCTGCTCTCACATCTACTCCGACTTGGACCACTGAGTCTGTCAACATGCTTCTCGGTTCGCTGGGTCTGGAAGAAATTGATGAGATGGGTAGCAAGTCCAAGACTAATGCCACCCCACCTGGGGGCTTCTCTGGGTTCACCACGGCCTCTCAGTTGCTGAAGGATAAGGCCAAGCAGTCCATCACTCGATCTGCAGGCTTCAAGCGCACTTCTGAGTTGGATTCTGAGCTACCTGCAACCAAAAAGATGTCTCCGGTTGCAGCCGCTTCGATAAAATCCACGACTAAACGCAAATCGAATGCCAAAGGCAAGGCCCAAAGCAGCATTTTCAGCTTCACAAAGAATTCTACTGtccctccagctcctgaAGATCGTAAGGGTCACAGTGAGCTGTTGAAGACGCTACCCAAAGGGACAGAAATCAAATACAGAGAGAAAGTGGAGAAATAA